The proteins below come from a single Candidatus Acetothermia bacterium genomic window:
- a CDS encoding adenylosuccinate synthase, with translation MPGIAVIGAQWGDEAKGKVVHFLARDADMCVRFNGGPNAGHTVEDDHGTVRLHLVPAGALRPRCRGVLAHGVALDPWALEQELAELAAQRRPEPDLLLSERAHLILPHHRLVEEQEGTAGRLGTTRRGVGPAYQDRAARQGLRLADLADVDLVREHLHDVACRVGGFAPDPIAGDLIRFQNRFADRIGDAQGAIEQALAAGKTVIFEGAQGTLLDLDFGTYPYVTSSCTTVHGVGWGAGIHTDRVERVIGVAKAYTTRVGEGPFPTEDHGPAGERLREGGSEFGVTTGRPRRCGWLDLVALRYAHRVNRFTELALTKLDVLAGIPEVRVCVAYRIDGARTDRFPVTARELARAEPVYEALPGWRGDVRKARSFEDLPAAARRYVAFIADAVGVPVTLIGVGPHEVETLNVGR, from the coding sequence ATGCCCGGGATCGCGGTGATCGGGGCCCAGTGGGGGGATGAGGCCAAGGGCAAGGTGGTGCACTTCCTGGCCCGCGACGCGGACATGTGCGTGCGGTTCAACGGCGGTCCCAACGCCGGCCACACCGTGGAGGACGACCACGGCACGGTCCGGCTTCACCTCGTGCCGGCCGGGGCGCTGCGCCCCAGGTGCCGGGGGGTCCTCGCCCATGGGGTGGCCCTCGACCCGTGGGCGCTAGAACAGGAGCTCGCCGAGCTCGCCGCCCAACGCCGCCCTGAACCGGACCTCCTGCTCTCGGAACGGGCCCACCTCATCCTCCCCCACCATCGCCTCGTCGAGGAGCAGGAGGGGACCGCGGGCCGGCTGGGAACGACCCGCCGCGGGGTGGGGCCGGCGTACCAGGACCGCGCCGCCCGGCAGGGGCTGCGCCTGGCCGATCTCGCTGACGTGGACCTCGTGCGGGAACACCTTCACGACGTCGCCTGCCGCGTCGGCGGGTTCGCCCCCGACCCGATCGCGGGCGATCTCATTCGGTTTCAGAACCGGTTCGCCGACCGGATCGGCGACGCCCAGGGCGCGATCGAGCAGGCGCTCGCCGCCGGGAAGACGGTGATCTTCGAGGGGGCGCAGGGGACCCTCCTCGACCTCGACTTCGGCACCTACCCCTACGTGACCTCGTCCTGCACCACCGTGCATGGGGTCGGGTGGGGGGCGGGGATCCACACCGATCGCGTGGAACGGGTGATCGGGGTGGCCAAGGCCTATACGACCCGGGTCGGGGAGGGCCCGTTCCCCACCGAGGACCACGGCCCGGCCGGGGAGAGGCTGCGGGAGGGCGGGTCCGAGTTCGGCGTCACCACCGGCCGCCCCCGCCGCTGCGGGTGGCTGGACCTCGTCGCCCTCCGCTACGCCCACCGCGTGAACCGGTTCACCGAGCTCGCCCTGACCAAGCTCGATGTGCTCGCCGGGATCCCCGAGGTGCGGGTCTGCGTGGCCTACCGGATCGACGGGGCCCGCACCGACCGCTTTCCCGTCACCGCCCGGGAACTGGCCCGTGCCGAGCCGGTGTACGAGGCCCTCCCGGGCTGGCGAGGGGACGTGCGGAAGGCCCGGTCGTTCGAGGACCTGCCCGCCGCCGCCCGGCGCTACGTCGCGTTCATCGCGGACGCCGTGGGCGTCCCGGTGACGCTGATCGGCGTCGGTCCGCACGAGGTGGAGACGTTGAACGTGGGGAGATGA
- a CDS encoding phospholipase D-like domain-containing protein, whose protein sequence is MNRVAIVVLVLAWTGAMWAMPVAPLVTRPGQPAYVDLVLELIASAEEEIQIALSDMRLYGNGATLPLLDALVAAAGRGVRVRVLVERREGEPYREQEAAVAYLRDRGVEVAGDDPEVTLHAKFLVVDGRWAVIGSTHWTWSALERSVQVDLAVDSPELAAFLAVFFDLLWDGRLRARPRLSEPPWPEPALVPLFDLPEGNLHASVIPELIARAARRVDVLLYRLVYYPQFADSPANRIVDALCAAAARGVQVRVLLEGGEDFPDLAQENRLSAAYLTTCGAAVRFDPPGTTLHAKCLIVDERDVMVTSANWSYYSLARNVEAGLALLGVPELGRPLTLMFEELWTTGRPLR, encoded by the coding sequence ATGAACAGGGTCGCCATTGTCGTGCTGGTTCTGGCCTGGACGGGGGCGATGTGGGCGATGCCGGTGGCCCCCCTGGTCACCCGCCCCGGGCAGCCCGCGTACGTGGACCTGGTTTTGGAGCTCATTGCCTCCGCCGAAGAGGAGATCCAGATCGCGCTCTCCGACATGCGGCTGTACGGGAACGGAGCTACCCTGCCCCTCTTGGACGCCCTCGTCGCCGCCGCCGGGCGCGGGGTCCGGGTGCGGGTGCTGGTCGAACGCCGGGAAGGGGAACCCTACCGGGAGCAGGAAGCGGCGGTCGCGTACCTCAGGGACAGGGGCGTGGAGGTGGCGGGGGATGACCCGGAGGTGACCCTGCACGCCAAGTTCCTGGTGGTGGACGGGCGGTGGGCGGTGATCGGGTCCACCCACTGGACGTGGTCGGCGTTGGAGCGGAGCGTCCAGGTGGACCTGGCCGTGGATTCGCCGGAATTGGCCGCCTTCCTCGCCGTGTTCTTCGATCTCCTTTGGGACGGGAGGTTGCGGGCCCGACCCCGGCTTTCGGAGCCGCCGTGGCCGGAGCCGGCGCTGGTGCCCTTGTTCGACCTTCCCGAGGGGAACCTGCACGCGTCGGTGATCCCCGAGCTCATCGCCCGGGCGGCCCGGCGAGTGGATGTGCTCCTGTACCGGCTCGTCTACTACCCCCAGTTCGCGGACAGCCCCGCGAACCGGATCGTGGACGCGTTGTGCGCCGCCGCCGCCCGTGGGGTCCAGGTCCGCGTCCTCCTCGAGGGCGGGGAGGATTTCCCCGACCTCGCCCAGGAGAACCGGCTCAGCGCAGCGTACCTCACCACGTGCGGGGCGGCGGTGCGGTTCGACCCGCCCGGGACCACCCTGCACGCCAAGTGCCTGATCGTGGACGAGCGGGACGTGATGGTGACCTCGGCCAACTGGTCGTACTACTCGCTCGCGCGCAACGTGGAGGCCGGCCTCGCCCTCCTCGGGGTCCCCGAGCTTGGCCGACCGCTAACCCTGATGTTCGAGGAGCTGTGGACGACGGGACGCCCTCTGCGCTAG
- a CDS encoding PKD domain-containing protein, producing MVRKISLWTLIVLGVALPLLGQGYFEVAQGTVKAAVPPLAGTTGAREFYGYDQTQFSSTNPLTESRATVMFLYREPTGQLFLFIIHDKPVAGAGGRVQFGIRGVPLGADFIVQDDPSNINPTDRYDIAGGQLAWEWGSPRTDGGVLGPLGEEFEITLTPAQITGIQRIVFLSGNIAAPTRTELNITDPITIRGLRNQPPVPKLTVTPAAPRARQEVVFDASGSYDPDGRIVEYRWDFNGDGTVDLVSTEPVVRYTYAAGGPYNVRLLLVDNAGMEATYTAPLYVSPITVTATRSISTNAALPGTTFRVQVRIHTDQDLVGAGLDEDPPVGWEITPVANAGAVFKRPTLQWVFLDTIKAGSERVIIYDVTVPKVELLASIRLPQQFCITGVFQAKVPDIVVEVLGESCFIVNDCLPMLDAIAHLVPAAAPGEPDRIDLRLAESITDAQLIRAGELWRTDRPVVATCGERINLEQLKLITAYAASCTPVDQPLPSMPAAKVTARRTIITPIPCEGVVIGFYDSMGNAIGNKFTVKVEITTDKDVYGVGLDEDLPVGWRVTPIQNDGFLYKPGVDQWVFTGTLRAGQTKTVIYQVEVPPTITVETTPPDPCRVLSAETVVGRVDTGLPCVEADVLGQSRVELTDCLSVIVAISRWDVAREGIDLSLSDKITFPQVQRAIAFWLEDTPVPRTCPPGVVDYETIKKIIAMWLTGTPICELLPGQVPGVCEGR from the coding sequence ATGGTGAGGAAGATCAGCCTGTGGACCTTGATCGTCCTCGGGGTCGCCCTGCCCCTGCTCGGTCAGGGGTACTTCGAGGTGGCCCAGGGGACGGTCAAGGCCGCCGTGCCGCCGCTCGCGGGCACCACGGGAGCCCGGGAGTTCTATGGCTATGACCAAACGCAGTTCTCGTCCACCAACCCGCTCACGGAGTCCCGCGCCACCGTGATGTTCCTGTACCGGGAGCCCACCGGGCAGCTTTTCCTGTTCATCATCCACGACAAGCCCGTGGCCGGTGCCGGGGGAAGGGTCCAGTTCGGCATCCGCGGTGTCCCGCTCGGGGCGGACTTCATCGTCCAGGACGACCCGTCCAACATCAACCCCACCGACCGCTACGACATCGCCGGCGGGCAACTGGCCTGGGAATGGGGGTCGCCCCGCACCGACGGGGGCGTGCTGGGGCCCCTCGGGGAGGAGTTCGAGATCACCCTGACCCCGGCCCAGATCACCGGCATCCAGCGCATCGTGTTCCTGTCGGGGAACATCGCCGCCCCCACCCGGACCGAGCTCAACATCACCGATCCCATCACCATCCGCGGTCTGCGGAACCAACCGCCGGTGCCCAAGCTCACCGTCACCCCAGCCGCCCCACGGGCGCGCCAGGAGGTGGTGTTCGACGCCTCCGGAAGCTACGACCCGGACGGCCGCATCGTCGAGTACCGGTGGGACTTCAACGGCGACGGGACGGTGGATCTGGTGAGCACCGAGCCCGTGGTCCGCTACACCTATGCCGCCGGCGGCCCGTACAACGTCCGGCTCCTGCTCGTGGACAACGCGGGGATGGAGGCGACCTACACGGCCCCCCTGTACGTGTCCCCGATCACCGTCACCGCCACCCGCTCCATCTCCACGAACGCCGCCCTCCCCGGGACCACGTTCCGCGTCCAGGTGCGCATCCACACCGATCAAGACCTGGTGGGCGCGGGCCTCGACGAGGACCCGCCGGTGGGGTGGGAGATCACCCCGGTGGCCAACGCCGGCGCCGTGTTCAAGCGACCCACCCTGCAGTGGGTGTTCCTGGACACGATCAAGGCCGGCAGCGAACGGGTCATCATCTACGACGTCACCGTGCCCAAGGTGGAGCTCCTCGCCTCGATTCGCCTGCCGCAGCAGTTCTGCATCACCGGCGTGTTCCAGGCCAAGGTGCCGGACATCGTGGTCGAGGTGCTGGGCGAGTCCTGCTTCATCGTCAACGATTGTCTCCCGATGCTGGACGCGATCGCCCACCTCGTGCCCGCCGCCGCCCCCGGGGAGCCGGACCGGATCGACCTGCGTCTGGCGGAGTCCATCACCGATGCCCAGCTCATCCGGGCCGGGGAGCTGTGGCGCACCGATCGCCCGGTGGTGGCCACGTGTGGGGAGCGGATCAACCTGGAGCAGTTGAAGCTCATCACCGCCTACGCCGCCTCCTGCACCCCGGTCGACCAGCCGCTGCCGAGCATGCCCGCGGCCAAGGTGACGGCCCGGCGGACCATCATCACCCCCATCCCCTGCGAGGGCGTGGTGATCGGGTTCTACGACTCCATGGGCAACGCCATCGGCAACAAGTTCACGGTTAAAGTGGAGATCACCACCGACAAGGACGTCTATGGGGTGGGCCTCGACGAGGACCTGCCCGTGGGGTGGCGGGTCACCCCGATCCAGAACGATGGCTTTCTCTACAAGCCGGGCGTGGACCAGTGGGTGTTCACCGGCACCCTGCGCGCCGGCCAGACCAAGACCGTCATCTACCAGGTGGAGGTGCCCCCCACCATCACCGTGGAGACCACGCCCCCGGATCCGTGCCGGGTGCTGTCGGCGGAGACGGTGGTGGGCCGCGTGGACACTGGGCTGCCCTGCGTAGAGGCGGACGTCCTTGGGCAGAGCCGGGTCGAGCTCACCGATTGTTTGTCGGTGATCGTGGCCATCTCCCGATGGGACGTGGCCCGCGAGGGCATCGACCTCTCGCTCTCCGACAAGATCACGTTCCCCCAGGTCCAGCGGGCGATCGCGTTCTGGCTGGAGGACACCCCTGTGCCCCGGACCTGCCCGCCGGGGGTGGTGGACTACGAGACGATAAAGAAGATCATCGCCATGTGGCTCACCGGCACCCCGATCTGCGAGCTTCTTCCGGGGCAGGTGCCCGGGGTGTGCGAGGGCCGGTAG
- a CDS encoding fumarylacetoacetate hydrolase family protein has product MRIVRFDRGTWGSLEGEVIRATRGPGGAPTGRMHRLGAVRLLPPAVPTKIVCVGRNFRGHIREMGHDSLPQEPGLFLKAPNALAAPDEAIPYPAFTHLLHYEGELAVVIGRTMREVPEEAALDHVLGYTCALDLTARDVQAKDLQWVRAKSADKFLPLGPWLATDLDPEDVWLRTYVNGELRQEGHTADMIFPVARILAYISSFMTLVPGDVVLTGTPEGVGELRPGDEVEVAVDGVGVLRVRIAPAVPG; this is encoded by the coding sequence ATGAGGATCGTCCGGTTCGACCGCGGCACGTGGGGGAGCCTAGAGGGCGAGGTGATCCGGGCCACCCGCGGCCCGGGGGGAGCCCCTACCGGGCGCATGCACCGCTTGGGCGCGGTCCGCCTCCTTCCTCCGGCGGTCCCCACCAAGATCGTGTGCGTGGGCCGCAACTTCCGCGGCCACATCCGGGAGATGGGCCACGACAGCCTCCCCCAGGAACCAGGCCTGTTCCTCAAGGCCCCCAATGCCCTCGCCGCTCCGGACGAGGCCATCCCGTATCCGGCGTTCACCCACCTCCTTCACTACGAGGGGGAGCTGGCGGTGGTGATCGGGCGGACGATGCGGGAGGTGCCGGAGGAGGCGGCGCTGGATCACGTGTTGGGCTACACGTGTGCCCTCGACCTCACCGCCCGGGACGTGCAAGCGAAGGACCTCCAGTGGGTACGGGCCAAGTCCGCCGACAAGTTCCTCCCCTTGGGGCCGTGGCTCGCGACCGATCTCGACCCGGAGGACGTGTGGCTCCGCACCTATGTGAACGGGGAGCTCCGCCAGGAGGGGCACACCGCGGACATGATCTTCCCGGTGGCCCGCATCCTCGCGTACATAAGCTCGTTCATGACCCTCGTCCCGGGGGACGTGGTGCTCACCGGGACGCCGGAGGGGGTGGGGGAGCTCCGGCCAGGGGACGAGGTGGAGGTGGCCGTGGACGGCGTGGGTGTCCTCCGCGTCCGGATCGCGCCCGCGGTGCCTGGTTGA
- the rplM gene encoding 50S ribosomal protein L13, producing the protein MQKTYMAKKEDAGITFRREWYVVDATDQPLGRLASKLAIILQGKHKPTYTPFFDVGDYVIVINADKVRLTGGKWDQKMHYRHSGYIGHLKATPYRELQRRHPELPIKLAVRRMLPKNTLGRRMLRKLKVYPGPEHPHQAQTPAILSL; encoded by the coding sequence ATGCAGAAGACGTACATGGCCAAAAAAGAAGACGCCGGGATCACGTTCCGCCGCGAATGGTACGTGGTGGATGCCACCGATCAGCCCCTCGGGCGGCTCGCCTCCAAGCTGGCCATCATCCTCCAAGGGAAGCATAAGCCCACCTACACCCCGTTCTTCGACGTGGGGGACTACGTGATCGTGATCAACGCGGACAAGGTCCGGTTGACCGGGGGAAAGTGGGACCAGAAGATGCATTACCGCCATTCTGGGTACATCGGCCACCTGAAAGCCACCCCGTACCGTGAGCTTCAGAGGCGGCATCCGGAGCTTCCGATCAAGCTTGCGGTGCGGAGGATGCTCCCCAAGAACACGCTGGGCCGGCGCATGCTGCGCAAGCTCAAGGTCTATCCGGGCCCAGAACATCCGCACCAGGCGCAAACCCCAGCCATCCTCTCCCTTTAG
- the ileS gene encoding isoleucine--tRNA ligase gives MGFNKLEADPGRRERAVLDFWEERRIFARSLEGRRDGPQFVFYEGPPTANGRPHFGHLLPRLYKDLFPRYKTMRGYLVERKAGWDCHGLPVELEVEKELGIGTKAEIERYGIERFVERCRASVNRYIGDWETMIRRMGFWIDLDHPYITYKDDYIETLWWELKAIHDQGLLYQGYKILPYCPRCGTSLSSHEVAQGYRRVADPSVFVRMPLIDDPEVSLLVWTTTPWTLPANVALAVDPDAVYAEVAWHGERLVLARARLAAVLGDETNVVRELLGRDLVGLRYEPLYPRARGEGAYRVVGASFVTMDEGTGIVHIAPAFGEEDYELGKAEGLPFLQPVDRTGRFTDQFPLAAGMFVKDADARILQDLKGRGRLFRAETYEHDYPFCWRCEAPLLYYAVDSWFIATTQAKDAILAASEGVHWHPEHVGESRFGDFLRSMRDWALSRDRFWGTPLPAWTCARCGAVKIIGSRAELVEHAADPDLARTVELHRPYVDRVELRCPCGGSMRRVPYVLDTWFDSGSMHTAQWHYPFENEDLFWASYPADFISEALDQTRGWFYTMLVTGVLLHGKSPYRHVLVTGMGLDARGQKMSKSRGNVLDPLPIAEEHGADAIRWYLTSESAPWTERRLAEDGVRKSRFGFLDTVRNCHDFFALYAGIDGFTPEVEDVPWVERPAVDRWLRSRLSATVDAVTAALEEYDPLEATRELGRFVDDLSNWYIRVSRPRFWREGLAPDKRCAYHTLYAALKTLALLLAPFTPFLAEAMWQSLRTDRDPESVHLADWPEPGPREGALEGQMARVRAVVSLGLGARHLAKVKVRQPLPALFVLARAGDEAIPEELWNLARYELNVVNLEVVGNLDAFWRPKLAPDFRRLGPRLGPLAPKVAAALATGARAVADALAERGHAEVTVDGQTVTVSREDVKLEWVPNDGFVVFQDQDGGVALDLRLDEELKAEGDLRELVHKLQLLRKEAGFEVTDRIEVGYQGGLAAIFLRFPERIREEVLAVSLNEGELVGADHTAELDVHGRCGRVWLRRVRRG, from the coding sequence GTGGGGTTCAACAAGCTTGAGGCGGATCCAGGGCGGCGTGAGCGGGCGGTGCTCGACTTCTGGGAGGAGCGGCGGATCTTCGCGCGGTCGCTTGAAGGGCGACGGGATGGGCCGCAGTTCGTGTTCTACGAGGGCCCGCCCACGGCCAACGGGCGCCCCCACTTCGGCCATCTCCTACCGCGCCTGTATAAGGACCTGTTCCCCCGGTACAAGACCATGCGCGGCTACCTCGTGGAACGGAAGGCGGGGTGGGACTGCCACGGCCTCCCGGTGGAGCTCGAGGTGGAAAAGGAACTGGGGATTGGCACCAAGGCCGAGATCGAACGGTACGGGATCGAGCGGTTCGTGGAGCGGTGCCGAGCCTCGGTGAACCGGTATATCGGCGATTGGGAGACCATGATCCGACGCATGGGCTTCTGGATCGACCTTGATCACCCGTACATCACTTACAAGGACGACTACATCGAGACCCTGTGGTGGGAGCTGAAAGCCATCCACGACCAAGGGCTCCTCTACCAGGGGTACAAGATCCTGCCGTACTGCCCGCGGTGTGGGACCTCGCTTTCCTCGCATGAGGTGGCCCAGGGCTACCGGCGGGTCGCTGACCCCTCCGTGTTCGTACGGATGCCCTTGATCGACGATCCTGAGGTTTCTCTCCTCGTGTGGACCACCACCCCTTGGACCCTGCCCGCCAACGTCGCCCTGGCCGTGGACCCGGACGCAGTCTACGCTGAGGTCGCTTGGCATGGGGAACGCCTGGTCCTCGCCCGCGCCCGCCTCGCCGCAGTGCTCGGAGACGAGACGAACGTGGTGCGGGAACTCCTCGGCCGGGATCTCGTGGGCCTCCGTTACGAGCCGCTCTACCCGCGGGCCCGCGGGGAAGGGGCGTACCGGGTGGTCGGGGCGTCGTTCGTGACCATGGACGAGGGGACGGGGATCGTCCACATCGCCCCCGCGTTCGGGGAGGAGGACTACGAGCTGGGGAAGGCGGAAGGGCTCCCGTTCCTCCAGCCGGTGGACCGGACCGGCCGGTTCACCGACCAGTTCCCGCTCGCCGCCGGGATGTTCGTCAAGGACGCCGACGCCCGTATCCTCCAGGATCTTAAGGGCCGCGGCCGCCTGTTCCGGGCGGAGACCTACGAGCACGACTACCCGTTCTGCTGGCGGTGCGAGGCCCCCCTCCTCTACTACGCCGTGGATTCCTGGTTCATCGCCACCACCCAGGCCAAGGACGCCATCCTCGCCGCGAGCGAGGGCGTGCACTGGCACCCGGAGCACGTGGGGGAGAGCCGGTTCGGCGACTTCCTGCGGTCGATGCGCGATTGGGCCCTGTCCCGTGACCGCTTCTGGGGAACCCCCCTGCCGGCGTGGACCTGCGCCCGCTGCGGCGCGGTCAAGATCATCGGCTCACGGGCCGAGCTGGTGGAGCACGCGGCCGACCCGGACCTCGCCCGGACGGTGGAGCTGCACCGCCCCTACGTGGACCGGGTGGAGCTCCGGTGCCCGTGCGGCGGGTCGATGCGGCGGGTGCCGTACGTCCTGGATACGTGGTTCGACTCGGGCAGCATGCACACCGCGCAGTGGCACTACCCGTTCGAGAACGAGGACCTGTTTTGGGCCTCGTATCCTGCGGACTTCATCAGCGAGGCCCTTGACCAGACCCGGGGCTGGTTCTACACGATGCTCGTGACCGGGGTTCTCCTCCATGGCAAGAGCCCCTACCGCCACGTGCTGGTCACCGGGATGGGCCTGGATGCGCGGGGCCAGAAGATGAGCAAGTCCCGGGGGAACGTGCTCGACCCCCTCCCCATCGCCGAGGAGCACGGGGCGGACGCGATCCGGTGGTACCTGACCTCGGAGTCGGCGCCGTGGACGGAGCGGAGGCTCGCCGAGGACGGGGTGCGGAAGAGCCGGTTCGGGTTCCTGGACACGGTGCGGAACTGCCACGACTTCTTCGCCCTCTACGCCGGGATCGACGGGTTCACCCCGGAGGTAGAGGATGTGCCGTGGGTGGAGAGGCCGGCCGTGGACCGCTGGCTCCGGTCGCGCCTTTCGGCGACCGTGGACGCGGTCACCGCCGCCCTGGAGGAGTACGATCCGCTGGAAGCGACCCGGGAGCTCGGCCGGTTCGTGGACGACCTCTCCAACTGGTACATCCGCGTGTCCCGGCCCCGGTTCTGGAGGGAGGGGCTCGCTCCGGACAAGCGGTGCGCGTATCATACCCTGTACGCGGCCCTCAAAACGCTCGCCTTGCTCCTCGCCCCGTTCACCCCGTTCCTCGCCGAGGCGATGTGGCAGTCCCTGCGCACGGACAGGGACCCGGAGTCGGTGCACCTCGCCGACTGGCCCGAGCCCGGCCCGCGGGAGGGCGCGCTCGAAGGGCAGATGGCCCGGGTGCGGGCCGTGGTCTCCCTCGGCCTTGGGGCGCGGCATCTGGCCAAGGTCAAGGTGCGCCAGCCGCTCCCGGCCCTGTTCGTGCTCGCCCGGGCCGGGGACGAGGCGATCCCCGAGGAGCTTTGGAACCTCGCCAGGTACGAGCTCAACGTGGTCAACCTGGAAGTGGTGGGAAACCTGGATGCGTTCTGGCGGCCGAAGCTGGCCCCGGACTTCCGCCGCCTGGGGCCGCGGCTGGGTCCCCTCGCGCCCAAGGTGGCGGCGGCGCTCGCCACCGGCGCCCGCGCCGTGGCCGACGCGCTCGCGGAGCGCGGCCACGCCGAGGTCACGGTGGATGGGCAGACGGTCACCGTAAGCCGGGAGGACGTGAAGCTGGAATGGGTGCCCAACGACGGGTTCGTGGTGTTCCAGGACCAGGACGGGGGGGTGGCCCTCGACCTGCGCCTGGACGAGGAGCTCAAGGCCGAAGGGGACCTGCGCGAGCTCGTCCATAAGCTCCAGCTCCTGCGAAAAGAGGCCGGGTTCGAGGTCACGGACCGGATTGAGGTCGGCTACCAGGGGGGCCTGGCTGCGATCTTCCTCCGGTTCCCGGAGCGGATCCGGGAGGAGGTGCTGGCGGTGTCCTTGAACGAAGGGGAGCTCGTCGGTGCCGACCACACGGCGGAGCTCGACGTCCACGGGCGCTGCGGCCGGGTGTGGCTGCGGCGGGTCCGCAGGGGGTAA